A genomic region of Dickeya solani IPO 2222 contains the following coding sequences:
- the yghU gene encoding glutathione-dependent disulfide-bond oxidoreductase, giving the protein MTDSSEYVPPKVWTWNKASGGLNRPIAGATHDKALPIGRHPLQLYSLATPNGQKVTILLEELLARGHSGAEYDAWLIKIGNGDQFSSGFVAANPNSKIPALVDHSGPQPVRVFESGAILLYLAEKFGEFLPTDAAERAECLSWLFWQMGSAPYLGGGFGHFYAYAPIKIEYAIDRFAMETKRLLDVLDQRLAQSEYLAGSHYTIADIAAFPWYGGLVKGWLYDGAEFLSVHEYPHVQRWADAILARPAVQRGRMVNRLSGDPATQLHERHDASDFETQTQDKLSTPR; this is encoded by the coding sequence ATGACTGATTCATCCGAATACGTACCACCGAAAGTCTGGACCTGGAATAAAGCCAGCGGCGGCCTCAATCGCCCAATCGCCGGCGCCACGCACGACAAAGCCCTGCCGATTGGTCGTCATCCGCTCCAGCTCTATTCGCTGGCGACGCCAAACGGCCAGAAAGTGACGATCTTGCTGGAAGAACTGCTGGCGCGGGGTCATAGCGGTGCGGAATACGACGCCTGGCTAATCAAAATCGGCAACGGCGATCAGTTCAGCAGCGGCTTCGTGGCAGCCAACCCCAATTCTAAGATCCCGGCGCTCGTGGACCACTCCGGGCCGCAGCCGGTGCGGGTATTTGAGTCAGGCGCTATTTTGCTTTATCTGGCGGAGAAGTTTGGCGAATTCCTGCCGACCGACGCCGCTGAACGCGCCGAATGCCTGTCCTGGCTGTTCTGGCAGATGGGCAGCGCACCCTATCTTGGCGGCGGCTTCGGCCATTTCTACGCCTATGCGCCGATCAAGATCGAATACGCCATTGATCGCTTCGCAATGGAAACCAAACGCCTGCTCGATGTCCTCGATCAGCGGCTTGCGCAAAGCGAATACCTGGCCGGTTCCCACTACACCATCGCCGACATCGCCGCGTTTCCCTGGTACGGCGGTCTGGTGAAAGGCTGGCTTTATGACGGCGCCGAATTTCTGTCCGTCCACGAATACCCGCATGTGCAGCGCTGGGCGGACGCCATTCTCGCTCGCCCAGCGGTTCAGCGCGGCCGCATGGTCAACCGCCTGAGCGGCGATCCTGCCACCCAGTTGCATGAGCGCCACGACGCCAGCGACTTCGAGACGCAAACGCAGGACAAACTGTCGACCCCACGCTGA
- a CDS encoding autotransporter domain-containing esterase produces MSLIRKAFKMPYPVNVINLYICWYLAYVFSVRDKAYVLLTITVLFLYTLTGEAETFNSTVVFGDSLSDAGNLSQALGLGITRFTTNPGETAVMYVAEGLGLSATDSSSGGTNNAWGGAGVLNNYALGTIFSPTIQAQVNNYLRDNTVNASTLYQMWAGSNDIYALYESAPDTATAEIIPVAEAEISLLSSLYNAGAKYAVVYNLSNLSTTPDAKINDRQEKYQEVVTQYNQTLNHGLTALSKNGLNIIPVNTYELLNEIMANPSAYGIINTTSGACDTISSLFCTPDDYTSGTEYTYFFADNLHPTTGVNKMLASVVLSEIAAPGKISLLSKGPLAATQSQYTLLRNEILADTRGSATRVFLGGDYSHASSPDNIPSTSGNNRFISIGGDLKFSENVNAGAVVTLSSQQAAIDDAGYKLYDDSIALYEVYHIDNAWLSAFFNTGRSNFDDVYRTLHIGPANRRESGSVKGHHLGGGIDGGWWFNLGPVKTGPFARLERQFVKVYGYSERGDDSSAMWFSAQRRNSLVSGLGWRAQGQWSVFGLDISPFAEIARNHDYMTHAPQVTAGLNTMNGSFSMSGAVSEKNWDSADAGIMLNITSNLHTWLQYSSQFGGNARKGDYGVSAGLEYAFR; encoded by the coding sequence ATGTCACTGATCCGAAAAGCCTTCAAAATGCCTTATCCTGTCAATGTCATTAATCTGTATATCTGTTGGTATTTGGCTTATGTATTTAGTGTGCGAGATAAAGCCTATGTATTACTTACTATTACTGTCCTATTCCTTTATACCCTGACCGGAGAGGCGGAAACGTTCAATAGCACGGTCGTTTTTGGCGATAGCTTAAGCGACGCGGGTAATCTTTCACAGGCCTTAGGGCTTGGTATTACAAGGTTTACAACCAACCCCGGAGAAACCGCCGTCATGTATGTAGCAGAGGGTTTAGGTCTGTCGGCTACAGATTCATCCTCTGGGGGAACTAACAATGCCTGGGGGGGTGCCGGTGTGCTTAATAATTACGCATTGGGTACGATTTTCTCACCGACTATCCAGGCTCAGGTTAACAATTACCTGAGAGATAATACTGTCAACGCGTCAACACTTTATCAAATGTGGGCTGGTTCCAATGATATATATGCTCTTTATGAGTCGGCGCCCGATACCGCAACCGCTGAAATTATTCCGGTGGCAGAGGCTGAAATATCATTATTGAGTAGCCTGTACAATGCAGGGGCGAAATATGCTGTGGTTTATAATCTATCGAACCTTAGCACAACGCCTGACGCAAAGATTAATGACCGCCAGGAAAAATATCAAGAAGTCGTGACGCAATACAATCAGACCTTAAATCATGGCCTTACTGCACTGAGTAAAAATGGGCTTAATATCATTCCGGTAAATACCTATGAACTACTGAATGAAATAATGGCGAACCCATCGGCCTATGGCATTATCAACACCACCAGCGGCGCCTGCGATACAATATCATCACTTTTCTGCACCCCGGATGATTACACCAGCGGAACAGAATATACTTATTTTTTCGCTGATAATCTTCACCCCACAACGGGTGTCAACAAGATGCTTGCCAGTGTCGTGCTATCTGAAATTGCCGCACCCGGTAAAATCTCACTGCTGAGCAAAGGCCCATTAGCGGCCACCCAATCGCAGTACACGCTGCTGCGCAATGAAATCCTGGCCGATACACGCGGGAGCGCGACCCGAGTATTCCTTGGCGGTGATTACAGCCACGCCAGCTCACCCGACAATATCCCGTCAACCAGCGGTAATAACCGCTTTATTTCGATCGGCGGCGACCTGAAATTTAGTGAAAACGTTAACGCAGGCGCGGTGGTGACGCTTTCTAGTCAACAGGCCGCTATTGATGATGCAGGTTATAAGCTCTATGACGACAGCATCGCGCTTTACGAGGTCTATCACATCGATAACGCCTGGCTGAGCGCATTCTTCAACACCGGTCGATCCAACTTTGATGATGTTTATCGAACCCTCCATATAGGTCCTGCAAATCGCCGAGAGTCCGGCTCAGTGAAAGGACATCACCTGGGCGGCGGCATTGATGGTGGCTGGTGGTTCAATCTGGGGCCAGTTAAAACAGGCCCTTTTGCCCGTCTGGAACGCCAGTTCGTCAAGGTATACGGCTACAGTGAGCGTGGGGATGACAGTTCCGCCATGTGGTTCTCCGCGCAACGTCGTAATTCACTGGTTTCCGGTCTTGGCTGGCGAGCTCAGGGGCAGTGGTCGGTATTCGGTTTGGATATCAGCCCTTTCGCAGAGATCGCCAGGAATCATGACTACATGACTCATGCCCCGCAGGTAACGGCCGGGTTGAACACCATGAATGGTTCTTTCTCTATGTCGGGGGCGGTTTCAGAGAAAAACTGGGACTCGGCAGATGCCGGGATTATGCTGAATATCACCTCCAATCTGCACACATGGTTGCAATATTCCAGTCAGTTTGGTGGTAACGCCAGAAAAGGTGATTATGGTGTCAGCGCCGGTCTTGAATATGCCTTCAGATAG
- a CDS encoding LysR family transcriptional regulator, with protein sequence MLNRFDGVQLFVEVVEAGGFAKAGERLSLTRSAVGKAIARLEERLGVQLFQRTTRTQSLTEDGQQYYERCIRAIDELRAGEALLESGRREVAGKLRVSLPVLFGRYCVAPILRNYARQHPRLELELNFSDRYVDLIADGFDLALRNGTLGNESSLRARRLVSQRKVLCAAPAYLAAKNEPRSLEDLSDHDLLAYWRKDNGMPWRLPDSTGELVDIQVRSRIHSNDLEVIADAAVEGMGIAWLPHWLIRERIQRGELVEIWGDRPGAVMECYAVWPAAQHLPLRCRLAIDVLAAELSNCLES encoded by the coding sequence ATGCTAAATAGATTCGATGGCGTGCAACTGTTCGTCGAGGTTGTGGAAGCGGGCGGCTTCGCAAAAGCCGGTGAACGGCTTTCGCTGACGCGCTCGGCAGTGGGTAAGGCGATTGCGCGTCTTGAGGAAAGGCTTGGCGTCCAACTGTTTCAACGAACCACGAGGACCCAGAGCCTGACAGAAGATGGGCAGCAGTATTACGAACGGTGTATTCGCGCCATTGACGAACTGCGGGCCGGTGAAGCGCTTCTGGAGTCAGGGCGCCGGGAAGTGGCTGGCAAACTACGGGTTTCGCTCCCGGTTCTGTTCGGGCGTTATTGCGTGGCGCCGATCCTGCGGAACTACGCGCGCCAGCACCCCAGGCTCGAACTCGAGCTGAATTTTAGCGACCGCTATGTCGACCTCATTGCGGACGGATTCGACCTTGCGCTGCGCAACGGTACGTTGGGCAACGAATCGTCACTACGCGCCCGCCGGCTGGTTAGCCAGCGCAAGGTTCTCTGCGCAGCTCCGGCTTATCTGGCCGCGAAAAACGAACCGCGTTCGCTCGAAGACTTATCGGATCACGACCTGCTCGCCTACTGGCGAAAGGATAACGGCATGCCCTGGCGGCTGCCGGACTCGACAGGCGAACTGGTCGATATTCAGGTCCGTTCACGGATACACTCCAATGATCTTGAAGTCATCGCGGATGCCGCCGTCGAAGGGATGGGGATTGCCTGGCTTCCTCACTGGCTCATCAGGGAACGGATACAACGCGGCGAGCTGGTCGAAATCTGGGGCGACCGTCCGGGCGCGGTTATGGAATGCTACGCCGTCTGGCCTGCGGCGCAGCACCTGCCCTTACGCTGCAGACTGGCGATAGATGTACTCGCCGCGGAGCTTTCCAACTGCCTGGAATCCTGA